The DNA region CGGCTGGAGGCTCTGGGCCTCTGGCGCGAGCGGGCCGAGGATCAGCGGCGCGAGGTGGTCGTGTCCCTGGGCGAAGCCACGCTTGTGATGTCCTCTGCGTCGGGGGCCGCGCTTGGCCATTGGTCGCTTCCGGCGGTGGAGCGTCTGAACCCCGGCAAATTCCCCGCCCTCTACGCCCCGGCCAGCGACAGCGTCGAAGAGCTTGAGATTGCCGACGCCGAGATGGTGACGGCCATCGAACGCATCCGAACAGCCATCGCCAGGACCCGGCCCAAGCCGGGGCGTCTGCGGCTGGTCTTAAGCGCGGGGTTTGTTGCCGTGGCAGGCGCCTTGGGCGTCTTCTGGTTGCCCGATGCGCTGACGCGGCAGACTGTCTCTTTGCTGCCCGAGGCGAAGCGGCAGGAAATTGGCGAGCAATTATTGGGTCAGATGACCCAAATCGCTGGTCATCCCTGCACCGCGCGGGGCGGTCGCGCGGCCCTTATGCGTCTGGCGATCCGCACCTTCGGGACCGAAGGAACGCCGCAATTGGTGCTTTTTCCCGCCACCATCCCCGATACGCTCAGCCTGCCCGGCAACATCATCGCGGCCTCCGCCGCCCTGGCCGAAGACTTCGAGACGCCGGAGGTTCTGGCAGGCTACCTTCTGGCCGAGGCCACCCGCCGCGCGGGGCAGGATCCGCTGGAAACGTTTCTGGCGGAGGCCGGCCTTGGCGTCACTTTTCGCCTTCTGACGACCGGAGAGATCTCAGAAGATGCGATCCACGCCCACGCCGCGCGCCTGTTGTCGCGGGATGCGGCGATGGTGGAGGATGCGGCGCTTCTGGCGCGGTTCGAGGCGGCGCAGATCTCTTCCCAGCCCTATGCCTTCGCGCGCGATGTGTCGGGTGAGCAGGTCCTGGGGTTGATCGAGGCCGATCCCATGCGAAGTGGCGGGGCACCGCCGGTGCTGGACGACGCCGATTGGGTGAGCCTGCAAGAGATTTGCGCCACCTGACGGCCAAAAACGCGAAAAGGGCGCCGTGTTCCGCGCCCCTTTCCAAACTTTCCACAAGTTCAGTTGCGCGTGATCGCACCCGCAAAGCCCGCGCCACGGGTCTGCACCAACGCACGCCCCAGAGATTGCGGATCACCGTAGGGGCCCGCCATCACCACATACAGCGTCTGCCCCTGCCGCCTGACCTGCCCCAGACGGGCCGGAAGCCCGGCAGAGGCCAAGCGGTTATAGGCGTTCGTCGCATCGCCCACGCCCTGGAAGGTGCCTGCCAGCACATGGCGGTGATTGGCCCCGACCCGCACTTCATTTGCAGGCGCCAATGGGCCATCGGCGATGGGACGTCGCGCACGTGTGACGCCGTCAGGATCAACGGCCCCGGCAGCGACCGGCGTTGTAATTTCCGCCCCCCGCTCCTCCCGCAACGCAAGCGCCGCTGCGGCGGCCTGGCGGCGCGTGATTACCTGCGTGCCGCGGGTAATCGGGACCGATACAAGCCGACGCGGAACCGTATTGGTCCACACCTGCTCCATCGCGGCCTGACCTTGCGGTGTGCCAAGGCCCCGGTAAGGGTTCAGGCGACCGTCATCCCAGGCCACCTCATACCCCGGAGGGGGGGCGCTCAGCGCGAAACTGCGCGGCGTTCCGGTTTGAGGCTGTGCCCCGCCGCCGCCCGCGCCGGATTGCGGTTCAACAACATAACCGGGGAAGTTGGCCTGTGGGCCGCAGCGCACGTCCGCCCCGGTGAAATACGGCTGGTGGGCAGCAGGAAGGTTCGGGCAGCCGGTTGTAATCGGGGCGCTCGCGACCGGTGCGGGGGCCGTTTGCACGGGGGCTGCCACCACGACGGGGGCCGTTTGCACAACCGGGGCCGACACGACAGGGGCCGGGGCTGCCGCGACCGGCGCAGGTGCCGTTGTAGCTGCGGGCGCGGGGCCGCCAATCACCGTGACACGGCTGTCGGCGGTCAAATCCGGCTGGGTCGTCGCCACCCCGCTGGTGGTGACTTGTCCACAAATCTGGTTGCGGTCCTGACCCACACGCGGCACCCATTCCGTCGCCGCCCCGAAGCCCACGCGCACGAACATGCAGCCACGGCTGTCGACATATTGAGAACCGGTATAGGACGAGGATGGCGTTTCCGCCGGGATGCCCTGGGCAAGCACGGCCCCTGACATGCTGAGCCCTGCGGACAGGCCCAAAACGATGGCAAACCGCCATTGCTGAATAGACATGCGATATCCCCCAGATAAACGCGTGTGGATATCTAGGGCAAAAAGTACCGCCAAGTAAAGGGTTTCAAACGGTTATTTAGTTCCGAACATGCGGTCGCCCGCGTCCCCAAGACCCGGAACGATGTAGCCGTGGTCGTTCAAATGGCTGTCCAACGCCGCCGTCACGATGGGCACGTCGGGGTGCGCCTCCTTCATCCGCGCGACGCCTTCCGGGGCCGCCAGCAGGCACAGAAACCGGATGTTGCGCGCGCCACCCTCTTTCAGGCGGGTCACGGCGGCGGCGGAGGAATTGCCCGTCGCCAGCATCGGATCGACCACAATCGTCAGCCGATCCTCCATCGCCTCAGGGACCTTGTAGTAATATTCGACCGGTTGCAGCGTCTCAGGGTCCCGATACAGGCCCACAAACCCCACGCGGGCATTGGGCACCAGTTCCAGAATGCCATCCAGCAGCCCATTGCCCGCCCGCAGGATCGACACCAGCGCCAGCTTCTTGCCCATGATCGTGGGGGCCTCCATCGGCTGGATCGGGGTCTGCACCGTGACCGTGGTCATTGGCAGGTTGCGTGTGACTTCATAGGCCAGAAGGTGGCTGATCTCGCGCAGGAGCTGCCGGAAGGATTTGGTCGAACACTCCCGGTCGCGCATCAGGGTCAGTTTGTGCTGCACCAGCGGGTGGTCCACGATGGTCAGATGGTCACTCATGTCTCTACCCTTTCTGGGGCGTCAGCTTTTTGCGGATCATGTCTTTCGTGGCGGCATCGCAATAGGCGGCGTCCACGGCATTGGCGTTCAACTCGGCGAAAACCGCGTCGTCATAGCCGAAAGTCCGGGCCAGGTCCTCATATTCCTTGGTCATGGTCGTGCGAAAAAACGGCGGATCATCGGTGGAGACGGTGACCTTCACGCCGCGCGCGCGCAAACGCTCGATGGGATGCTGATCAAGGCTCGGCACGACGCCGAGGAAGACGTTAGAGCCGGGGCAGACCTCCAGCGTGATGTCGCGCTCCACCAGCAGATCGCACAGCGCGGGATCATCAATGGATTGAACACCGTGGCCAATGCGCGACGGGGTCAGCGCCTCGATACTGTCACGAACGGATTTGGCCCCGCCCCATTCGCCTGCGTGGGTGGTGATATGCAGACCTGCTTCGCGGGCGCAATCAAACGCCCATTTGAAGTCCGCCGGGCTGTGCGCGTCTTCTGCACCGCCCATCCCGAAGCCCACGACGAAATCACCCGCCGTGTCTGCCGCGCATTCAGCCGCTTTCTTCGCC from Jannaschia sp. CCS1 includes:
- a CDS encoding adenosine deaminase → MRDLPKVELHLHLEGGAPPAFIRGLAQEKRMDISGIFTEDGGYAYRDFNHFLQVYEAACSVLTGPEEFGRLTRAVLEECAAHGVIYTEVFLSPDFCGGADPEAWRDYLAAIRQAAEAVPDITMRGIVTCVRHFGPDQAKKAAECAADTAGDFVVGFGMGGAEDAHSPADFKWAFDCAREAGLHITTHAGEWGGAKSVRDSIEALTPSRIGHGVQSIDDPALCDLLVERDITLEVCPGSNVFLGVVPSLDQHPIERLRARGVKVTVSTDDPPFFRTTMTKEYEDLARTFGYDDAVFAELNANAVDAAYCDAATKDMIRKKLTPQKG
- a CDS encoding SPOR domain-containing protein, translating into MSIQQWRFAIVLGLSAGLSMSGAVLAQGIPAETPSSSYTGSQYVDSRGCMFVRVGFGAATEWVPRVGQDRNQICGQVTTSGVATTQPDLTADSRVTVIGGPAPAATTAPAPVAAAPAPVVSAPVVQTAPVVVAAPVQTAPAPVASAPITTGCPNLPAAHQPYFTGADVRCGPQANFPGYVVEPQSGAGGGGAQPQTGTPRSFALSAPPPGYEVAWDDGRLNPYRGLGTPQGQAAMEQVWTNTVPRRLVSVPITRGTQVITRRQAAAAALALREERGAEITTPVAAGAVDPDGVTRARRPIADGPLAPANEVRVGANHRHVLAGTFQGVGDATNAYNRLASAGLPARLGQVRRQGQTLYVVMAGPYGDPQSLGRALVQTRGAGFAGAITRN
- the upp gene encoding uracil phosphoribosyltransferase produces the protein MSDHLTIVDHPLVQHKLTLMRDRECSTKSFRQLLREISHLLAYEVTRNLPMTTVTVQTPIQPMEAPTIMGKKLALVSILRAGNGLLDGILELVPNARVGFVGLYRDPETLQPVEYYYKVPEAMEDRLTIVVDPMLATGNSSAAAVTRLKEGGARNIRFLCLLAAPEGVARMKEAHPDVPIVTAALDSHLNDHGYIVPGLGDAGDRMFGTK